The following are from one region of the Dreissena polymorpha isolate Duluth1 chromosome 2, UMN_Dpol_1.0, whole genome shotgun sequence genome:
- the LOC127866665 gene encoding uncharacterized protein LOC127866665, translating into MINPEGTQPIVGAGGDGNEPTASEVARGLQIVKDNIKDEKVKTDLQDIISKIAHGSVQERSYNILTENLRSFVTNLGSSVHFSLSQTKQIIKTIIVLWNKPFIARHVMKEVYNEDIGTLIDKELLDQIPNDVKQLDDDAIEIFSKALQIGFEEVKNIRLMVVGMFGVGKTSLVNNLIDDFRENTFVPKSTEGIDLHRCHLMQNGDWCLDEEHKLVKIQTRLINAFREAKQTTNKYSISNYTGEQENPGSVFVEEKRFSDDTDIRFTSEARAPIRQIAKEDDALKDFLPLVESVQKTDKETLDNKDVSAKTKTDTTVSVWDFAGQTLYYSTHQFFLNKRSIYLLLMDLTKQLDEYVIESTTEKSGSWCGLVKNCTYLDVFKFWLNAIHMYSGYQSLTGEIQPTVILVGTRKDKLEGSDEEKTIHNDNYFDKALRSFETNAPILKHIHKRKFLVSNLSPGDSIFEELRKEVKRLAEKQTFWGEKTPVRWIQMEQSLDKMRDLDEQLIHYEKINEANKSSLSPLNADELTVCLEIQHRRGNILFFNTDELKHLIILAPQWIIDAFKCFISHVRDKNPTHLTDWDEYLNLGILKPQVCDEIMAKSPEHIRNYRKDVIKYMEHLDVIAKPLKLETLNEVAGNETLDRQVLQGANEVVEQINHKYEDFYIVPCILKNPPPPITTFTSPEDGIKTPVLCFVFCEKFMPPSFFHRLVAVCIRTWPISISGNENNLYNGLAVFDLRPAYTFTIWYRDHIIYARISSCSKKHDLDVDFKLCQEVRHILRKSLLNFVGQSVNSPRTATAFDEYVQCPDMCKSEPNKGMLQVTKFMYFSELDCTACPKRHTVERAEALRHWFKLDLDEADKNDDDLNRLADDDDLKKVASAVGHEFWMLGIELGLKDCEMNQLYDAPECRRDHCTFVYKYLVKWRNKAGDRATLQLLNRAKNAARVYCSKPHTSK; encoded by the coding sequence ATGATCAACCCTGAAGGAACCCAACCAATTGTAGGAGCAGGTGGTGATGGTAATGAACCCACAGCCAGTGAGGTTGCTCGTGGTTTGCAGATAGTTAAAGACAACATTAAGGATGAGAAGGTTAAAACAGACTTGCAAGACATTATTTCAAAAATAGCTCATGGATCAGTCCAGGAGAGAAGCTATAATATTTTGACAGAGAATTTAAGGAGCTTTGTGACCAATCTTGGATCCAGTGTGCACTTTTCATTAAGTCAGACCAAGCAGATCATTAAAACCATTATTGTGTTGTGGAATAAACCCTTTATTGCCAGGCATGTGATGAAGGAGGTTTACAATGAGGATATTGGAACACTTATCGATAAAGAATTGCTCGATCAGATACCGAATGATGTAAAACAGTTGGATGACGATGCTATTGAGATTTTTTCTAAAGCTTTACAAATTGGCTTTGAAGAAGTTAAGAATATCCGCCTTATGGTTGTAGGTATGTTTGGTGTTGGAAAAACATCACTCGTGAACAATTTGATTGACGACTTCAGAGAAAATACATTTGTACCTAAAAGCACCGAAGGTATAGATCTGCATAGGTGCCATCTTATGCAAAATGGGGATTGGTGTTTGGATGAAGAACACAAATTAGTAAAAATTCAGACTCGCCTTATAAATGCTTTTAGGGAAGCAAAGCAAActacaaataaatattcaataagTAATTATACAGGTGAACAGGAAAACCCTGGCAGCGTTTTTGTTGAAGAAAAGCGTTTTTCCGATGATACTGATATTCGCTTCACATCAGAAGCACGGGCACCAATAAGGCAAATTGCTAAAGAAGATGATGCACTTAAAGATTTTCTTCCACTTGTTGAATCAGTACAGAAAACCGACAAAGAAACTTTAGACAACAAAGATGTGTCTGCTAAAACGAAGACAGATACCACTGTGTCTGTTTGGGATTTTGCAGGCCAGACACTTTACTATTCTACTCATCagtttttcttaaataagagatCCATTTACTTACTTCTTATGGACCTGACCAAACAACTGGATGAATATGTAATAGAAAGCACAACCGAAAAAAGTGGAAGTTGGTGTGGTTTAGTAAAAAACTGTACCTATTTGGATGTCTTTAAATTTTGGCTTAATGCTATCCACATGTACAGTGGTTATCAATCTTTAACAGGAGAAATACAACCAACTGTTATTCTAGTCGGAACACGGAAAGACAAATTAGAAGGAAGTGATGAGGAAAAGACCATTCATaatgacaattattttgataaaGCACTGCGTTCTTTTGAGACAAATGCGCCCATTTTAAAGCACATTCATAAGAGGAAATTTCTCGTGAGCAATTTATCTCCAGGAGATTCTATATTTGAGGAACTACGCAAAGAAGTCAAACGTTTGGCGGAGAAACAAACGTTTTGGGGTGAAAAGACTCCTGTCAGATGGATTCAAATGGAACAGTCCCTTGACAAAATGAGAGATCTGGACGAACAGCTTATACATTATGAAAAGATAAACGAAGCAAATAAATCTAGCCTAAGCCCACTAAATGCAGATGAACTGACCGTGTGTTTGGAAATTCAGCACAGACGtggaaatatattatttttcaacacAGACGAACTCAAGCATTTGATTATTCTTGCTCCTCAATGGATAATAGACGCATTTAAGTGCTTCATTTCGCATGTACGGGACAAAAATCCAACCCATTTGACTGATTGGGATGAATACCTAAACCTTGGTATTCTGAAACCTCAAGTGTGCGATGAAATCATGGCTAAAAGTCCTGAACATATAAGAAATTACAGAAAAGATGTTATAAAGTATATGGAGCACTTGGATGTAATTgcaaaacctttaaaacttgaaacccTAAACGAGGTCGCCGGAAATGAAACCCTTGATAGACAAGTTTTACAAGGTGCAAATGAAGTGGTTGAACAAATCAATCACAAGTATGAAGATTTCTATATTGTTCCATGTATACTGAAGAATCCTCCACCACCAATAACGACATTTACTTCACCAGAAGATGGAATAAAAACACCAGTGTTATGCTTCGTGTTTTGTGAAAAGTTTATGCCTCCGTCGTTTTTTCACAGACTTGTTGCTGTTTGTATTCGCACATGGCCCATCAGCATATCAGGAAACGAGAACAATTTGTACAATGGACTGGCTGTGTTTGACCTTCGTCCAGCATACACTTTCACCATCTGGTACAGGGACCACATCATTTATGCTAGGATATCTTCTTGTTCAAAGAAACACGATTTAGATGTGGACTTCAAACTATGTCAAGAAGTAAGACACATTCTTCGGAAAAGTTTGCTTAATTTTGTTGGTCAATCTGTAAATAGTCCCCGGACTGCTACTGCATTTGATGAGTACGTTCAGTGTCCAGACATGTGCAAGTCGGAGCCCAATAAGGGCATGCTACAAGTGACCAAGTTCATGTATTTCAGTGAATTAGATTGCACAGCATGTCCGAAGCGCCATACAGTGGAACGAGCAGAGGCCTTGCGACATTGGTTCAAGCTGGATCTCGATGAAGCAGATAAgaatgatgatgatttaaataGACTTGCAGATGATGATGATCTAAAGAAAGTTGCAAGTGCAGTTGGTCATGAATTCTGGATGCTGGGTATTGAACTTGGTTTGAAAGATTGTGAAATGAACCAGTTATATGATGCCCCTGAATGTAGAAGAGATCACTGTACATTCGTTTACAAGTATTTGGTAAAATGGCGGAATAAAGCTGGAGATAGAGCAACACTGCAACTTCTCAATAGAGCCAAAAATGCGGCACGCGTGTACTGCTCAAAACCCCACACATCTAAATAA